A genomic region of Pelodiscus sinensis isolate JC-2024 chromosome 1, ASM4963464v1, whole genome shotgun sequence contains the following coding sequences:
- the INPPL1 gene encoding phosphatidylinositol 3,4,5-trisphosphate 5-phosphatase 2 isoform X1, whose protein sequence is MACGGASGASPGPASPAPLWYHRDLSRAAAEELLARAGRDGSFLVRDSESVSGAYALCVLFQKHVHTYRILPDEDDFLAVQTSQGVQVRRFKTLGELIALYLQPNQGLVCTLLFPVEREKEKENAEDRDYSDGEDDKPPLPPRSGSTSFSPASLGPAVQDGAVDSATNGLTTVSHEYLKGSYTLDLEAVKAGATSLPHLNKTLVTSCKRLHSEVDKVLTGLEILTKVFDQQSSPVVSRILQQPAGQTGEQELESLVLKLSVLKDFLSSIEKKALKALQDMSSTAQSAPAQPSCRKAKSIPVQAFEVKLDVTLGDLTKIGKSQKYTLSVDVEGGKLVVLKKQKDSQEDWNTFTHEKIRQLIKSQRVQNKLGIVFEKEKDKTQRKDFVFVSARKREAFCQLLQLMKNKHSKQDEPDMISIFIGTWNMGSIPPPKNITSWFTSKGLGKTLDEMTVTIPHDIYVFGTQENSMGDKEWVDFLRGVLKEFTEIEYRPIAMQSLWNIKIAVLVKPEHENRISHVSTSSVKTGIANTLGNKGAVGVSFMFNGTSFGFVNCHLTSGNEKTARRNQNYLDILRLLSLGDKQLSSFDISLRFTHLFWFGDLNYRLDMDIQEILNYISRREFEPLLKVDQLNLEKEKHKVFLRFGEEEITFPPTYRYERGSRDTYVWHKQKPTGVRTNVPSWCDRILWKSYPETHINCNSYGCTDDIVTSDHSPVFGAFEVGVTSQFVSKKGLSKSSDQAYIEFESIEAIVKTASRTKFFIEFYSTCLEEFKKSFENDMQSSDNINFLKVQWSSRQLPTLKPILSEIEYLQDQHLLLTVKSVDGYESYGECVIALKSMIGSTAQQFLTFLSHRGEETGNIRGSMKVRVPAERMGTRERLYEWISVDKDETGAAKGKLLSVARASQEYAKSAGRKPPVGETAACPPGKLFDEPDKPSALTAGRLPAPVRGTSKEETSQARPKQDSASEPDGGPTKNSFNNPAYYVLEGVPHQLLAADAPGPTKAPAPKNKVPITVPVQPERRWQPSAGQPPPGREEESSSDEEGGTLNLPPPDFPPPPLPKVAELEMADNPFYASAKELSGAAGREEPGTAKPWAAVAFSDPLESKLAPPKLHPRPPLAPGPGFLMEPPSVPQAQAGLLDDRSCSVLQMAKTLSEVDYPGSKGGGGLGREPQGRPAPHLLSKGRLELPPRCMHPDYSRPITFPPRSIRESIEEDLAEEALGQGGRSGSSLSECSVGEWLRALGLERYEAGLVHNGWDDLEFLSDITDEDLEEAGVLDPNHKRLLLENLLKLRK, encoded by the exons ACGTCCCAGGGAGTCCAGGTGAGACGCTTCAAGACCCTGGGCGAGCTGATTGCACTCTACCTGCAGCCCaaccagggcctggtctgcaccCTGCTCTTCCCCGTCGAGCgcgagaaggagaaggagaatgcCGAGGACAGGGACTACTCAG ATGGGGAGGACGACAAGCCCCCGTTACCGCCGCGCTCTGGCTCCACCAGCTTCTCCCCCGCCAGCCTCGGGCCAGCCGTGCAGGACGGGGCCGTCGATAG TGCCACCAACGGCCTCACCACGGTGTCCCACGAGTACCTGAAAGGCAGCTACACCCTGGACCTGGAGGCCGTCAAGGCCGGGGCCACCAGCCTGCCCCATCTCAACAAGACCCTGGTCACCTCCTGCAAAAGGCTGCACAG CGAGGTGGACAAGGTCTTGACGGGACTGGAGATCCTCACCAAGGTGTTTGACCAGCAGAGTTCGCCCGTGGTCTCCCGGATCCTCCAGCAG CCTGCCGGCCAGACAGGAGAACAGGAGCTGGAGAGCCTGGTGCTGAAGCTGTCGGTCCTGAAGGACTTCCTGTCCAGCATCGAGAAGAAG GCTCTGAAAGCTCTCCAGGACATGAGCTCCACCGCGCAGTCTGCCccggcccagccctcctgccgcaAAGCCAAGAGCATTCCCGTGCAGGCTTTCGAG GTGAAGCTGGACGTCACCTTGGGGGACCTGACCAAGATCGGCAAGTCGCAGAAGTACACGCTGAGCGTGGACGTGGAGGGCGGGAAGCTGGTGGTGCTGAAGAAACAGAAAGACTCCCAGGAGGACTGGAACACGTTTACGCACGAGAAGA TCCGACAGCTGATCAAGTCCCAGCGGGTGCAGAATAAGCTGGGGATCGTCTTCGAGAAGGAGAAGGATAAGACTCAGCGGAAAGATTTTGTCTTCGTCAGCGCCAGG AAGCGGGAAGCATTCTGCCAGCTGCTCCAGCTGATGAAAAACAAACATTCCAAGCAGGACGAGCCCGACATGATCTCCATCTTCATCGGCACGTGGAACATGG GAAGCATCCCGCCGCCCAAGAACATCACGTCCTGGTTCACGTCGAAGGGCCTGGGGAAGACCCTGGATGAGATGACAGTCACCATCCCCCACGACATCTATGTCTTCGGCACCCAGGAGAACTCGATGGGGGACAAGGAGTGGGTCGACTTCCTGCGGGGCGTGCTGAAAGAGTTCACGGAGATCGAGTACCGCCCG ATCGCCATGCAGTCCTTGTGGAACATTAAGATTGCCGTCCTGGTGAAACCGGAGCATGAGAACCGCATCAGCCACGTCAGCACCTCGAGCGTGAAGACCGGGATCGCCAACACGCTGG GCAATAAAGGGGCCGTGGGCGTCTCCTTCATGTTCAATGGCACCTCCTTCGGCTTCGTCAATTGTCACCTGACCTCCGGCAACGAGAAGACAGCCAG GCGGAACCAGAACTACCTGGACATCCTGCGCTTGCTGTCCCTGGGTGACAAGCAGCTCAGCTCCTTCGACATCTCGCTCCGCTTCACCCACCTCTTCTGGTTCGGGGACCTCAACTACCGCCTGGACATGGACATCCAG GAGATCCTCAACTACATCAGCCGCAGGGAGTTCGAGCCGCTGCTCAAGGTGGATCAGCTCAACCTGGAGAAGGAGAAGCACAAGGTCTTCCTGCGATTCG GCGAGGAGGAGATCACCTTCCCCCCGACCTACCGCTACGAACGGGGCTCCCGCGACACCTACGTGTGGCACAAGCAGAAGCCCACGGGg GTCCGCACCAACGTCCCCTCCTGGTGTGACCGCATCCTGTGGAAGTCGTACCCTGAGACCCACATCAACTGCAACTCCTACG GATGCACCGACGACATCGTGACCAGCGACCACTCCCCTGTCTTCGGAGCCTTCGAAGTCGGGGTGACCTCCCAGTTTGTCTCCAAGAAAG GGCTCTCCAAGTCCTCAGACCAGGCCTACATTGAGTTTGAGAGCATCGAAGCCATCGTGAAGACGGCCAGCAGGACCAAGTTCTTTATCGAGTTCTACTCCACCTGCCTGGAAG AGTTCAAGAAGAGCTTCGAGAACGACATGCAGAGCAGCGACAACATCAACTTCCTGAAGGTCCAGTGGTCGTCGAGGCAGCTGCCCACG CTGAAACCGATTCTGTCTGAAATTGAGTACCTCCAGGACCAGCACCTGCTGCTCACCGTCAAGTCCGTGGATGGCTACGAATCCTACG GCGAGTGCGTGATCGCGCTGAAGTCCATGATCGGCAGCACCGCCCAGCAGTTCCTCACCTTCCTGTCCCACCGCGGGGAGGAAACGGGCAACATCCGGGGTTCCATGAAGGTCCGGGTCCCGGCCGAGCGGATGGGCACCCGCGAGAGGCTCTACG AGTGGATCAGCGTCGACAAGGACGAAACCGGAGCTGCCAAGGGGAAGCTGCTGTCGGTCGCCCGGGCCAGCCAGGAGTACGCCAa ATCCGCCGGACGGAAGCCCCCCGTGGGGGAGacggcagcctgccccccagggaaGCTGTTTGACGAGCCAGACAAGCCCAGTGCCCTGACTGCCGGCCGCCTACCAGCCCCGGTGCGCGGCACCTCCAAGGAGGAGACCTCCCAGGCCAG GCCCAAGCAGGACTCGGCCTCGGAGCCCGACGGCGGCCCCACGAAGAACAGCTTCAACAACCCAGCCTACTACGTGCTGGAGGGGGTCCCGCACCAGCTGCTGGCGGCCGACGCCCCCGGCCCCACCAAGGCGCCGGCCCCCAAGAACAAAGTGCCCATCACGGTGCCCGTGCAGCCGGAGCGGCGCTGGCAGCCCTCGGCCGGCCAGCCCCCGCCGGGCCGGGAGGAGGAGAGCTCCTCGGACGAGGAAGGGGGCACCCTCAACCTGCCGCCCCCCGacttcccgcccccgcccctgcccaagGTGGCGGAGCTGGAGATGGCTGACAATCCTTTCTACGCCAGCGCCAAGGAGCTGAGcggggccgcggggcgggaggAGCCCGGCACCGCCAAGCCGTGGGCTGCCGTGGCCTTCAGCGACCCCTTGGAGTCCAAGCTGGCCCCGCCCAAGCTGCACCCCCGGCCCCCGCTGGCTCCAGGGCCCGGCTTCCTGATGGAgccccccagtgtcccccaggCCCAGGCCGGCCTCCTGGACGATCGCTCCTGCTCGGTGCTGCAGATGGCTAAGACCCTGAGCGAGGTGGATTATCCGGGCAGCAAAGGGGGCGGCGGCCTGGGGCGGGAGCCGCAGGGCCGTCCGGCCCCACATCTGCTCAGCAAAGGGcggctggagctgcccccccgcTGCATGCACCCCGACTACAGCCGGCCCATCACCTTCCCGCCCCGCTCCATCAGGGAGAGCATCGAGGAGGACCTGGCTGAAGAG GCGCTGGGCCAAGGCGGGAGGAGCGGCTCCAGCCTGAGCGAGTGCAGCGTGGGCGAGTGGCTCCGGGCCCTCGGGCTGGAGAGGTACGAGGCGGGGCTGGTACACAACGGCTGGGACGACCTGGAGTTCCTCAG tgACATCACGGACGAGGACCTGGAGGAGGCCGGGGTGCTGGATCCCAACCACAAGCGCCTCTTGCTGGAGAACCTGCTGAAACTCAGGAAGTAG
- the INPPL1 gene encoding phosphatidylinositol 3,4,5-trisphosphate 5-phosphatase 2 isoform X2, with translation MALAPPQGRGLPLGLVFLPASASAAGNIGEEERQDADLEFQKHVHTYRILPDEDDFLAVQTSQGVQVRRFKTLGELIALYLQPNQGLVCTLLFPVEREKEKENAEDRDYSDGEDDKPPLPPRSGSTSFSPASLGPAVQDGAVDSATNGLTTVSHEYLKGSYTLDLEAVKAGATSLPHLNKTLVTSCKRLHSEVDKVLTGLEILTKVFDQQSSPVVSRILQQPAGQTGEQELESLVLKLSVLKDFLSSIEKKALKALQDMSSTAQSAPAQPSCRKAKSIPVQAFEVKLDVTLGDLTKIGKSQKYTLSVDVEGGKLVVLKKQKDSQEDWNTFTHEKIRQLIKSQRVQNKLGIVFEKEKDKTQRKDFVFVSARKREAFCQLLQLMKNKHSKQDEPDMISIFIGTWNMGSIPPPKNITSWFTSKGLGKTLDEMTVTIPHDIYVFGTQENSMGDKEWVDFLRGVLKEFTEIEYRPIAMQSLWNIKIAVLVKPEHENRISHVSTSSVKTGIANTLGNKGAVGVSFMFNGTSFGFVNCHLTSGNEKTARRNQNYLDILRLLSLGDKQLSSFDISLRFTHLFWFGDLNYRLDMDIQEILNYISRREFEPLLKVDQLNLEKEKHKVFLRFGEEEITFPPTYRYERGSRDTYVWHKQKPTGVRTNVPSWCDRILWKSYPETHINCNSYGCTDDIVTSDHSPVFGAFEVGVTSQFVSKKGLSKSSDQAYIEFESIEAIVKTASRTKFFIEFYSTCLEEFKKSFENDMQSSDNINFLKVQWSSRQLPTLKPILSEIEYLQDQHLLLTVKSVDGYESYGECVIALKSMIGSTAQQFLTFLSHRGEETGNIRGSMKVRVPAERMGTRERLYEWISVDKDETGAAKGKLLSVARASQEYAKSAGRKPPVGETAACPPGKLFDEPDKPSALTAGRLPAPVRGTSKEETSQARPKQDSASEPDGGPTKNSFNNPAYYVLEGVPHQLLAADAPGPTKAPAPKNKVPITVPVQPERRWQPSAGQPPPGREEESSSDEEGGTLNLPPPDFPPPPLPKVAELEMADNPFYASAKELSGAAGREEPGTAKPWAAVAFSDPLESKLAPPKLHPRPPLAPGPGFLMEPPSVPQAQAGLLDDRSCSVLQMAKTLSEVDYPGSKGGGGLGREPQGRPAPHLLSKGRLELPPRCMHPDYSRPITFPPRSIRESIEEDLAEEALGQGGRSGSSLSECSVGEWLRALGLERYEAGLVHNGWDDLEFLSDITDEDLEEAGVLDPNHKRLLLENLLKLRK, from the exons ACGTCCCAGGGAGTCCAGGTGAGACGCTTCAAGACCCTGGGCGAGCTGATTGCACTCTACCTGCAGCCCaaccagggcctggtctgcaccCTGCTCTTCCCCGTCGAGCgcgagaaggagaaggagaatgcCGAGGACAGGGACTACTCAG ATGGGGAGGACGACAAGCCCCCGTTACCGCCGCGCTCTGGCTCCACCAGCTTCTCCCCCGCCAGCCTCGGGCCAGCCGTGCAGGACGGGGCCGTCGATAG TGCCACCAACGGCCTCACCACGGTGTCCCACGAGTACCTGAAAGGCAGCTACACCCTGGACCTGGAGGCCGTCAAGGCCGGGGCCACCAGCCTGCCCCATCTCAACAAGACCCTGGTCACCTCCTGCAAAAGGCTGCACAG CGAGGTGGACAAGGTCTTGACGGGACTGGAGATCCTCACCAAGGTGTTTGACCAGCAGAGTTCGCCCGTGGTCTCCCGGATCCTCCAGCAG CCTGCCGGCCAGACAGGAGAACAGGAGCTGGAGAGCCTGGTGCTGAAGCTGTCGGTCCTGAAGGACTTCCTGTCCAGCATCGAGAAGAAG GCTCTGAAAGCTCTCCAGGACATGAGCTCCACCGCGCAGTCTGCCccggcccagccctcctgccgcaAAGCCAAGAGCATTCCCGTGCAGGCTTTCGAG GTGAAGCTGGACGTCACCTTGGGGGACCTGACCAAGATCGGCAAGTCGCAGAAGTACACGCTGAGCGTGGACGTGGAGGGCGGGAAGCTGGTGGTGCTGAAGAAACAGAAAGACTCCCAGGAGGACTGGAACACGTTTACGCACGAGAAGA TCCGACAGCTGATCAAGTCCCAGCGGGTGCAGAATAAGCTGGGGATCGTCTTCGAGAAGGAGAAGGATAAGACTCAGCGGAAAGATTTTGTCTTCGTCAGCGCCAGG AAGCGGGAAGCATTCTGCCAGCTGCTCCAGCTGATGAAAAACAAACATTCCAAGCAGGACGAGCCCGACATGATCTCCATCTTCATCGGCACGTGGAACATGG GAAGCATCCCGCCGCCCAAGAACATCACGTCCTGGTTCACGTCGAAGGGCCTGGGGAAGACCCTGGATGAGATGACAGTCACCATCCCCCACGACATCTATGTCTTCGGCACCCAGGAGAACTCGATGGGGGACAAGGAGTGGGTCGACTTCCTGCGGGGCGTGCTGAAAGAGTTCACGGAGATCGAGTACCGCCCG ATCGCCATGCAGTCCTTGTGGAACATTAAGATTGCCGTCCTGGTGAAACCGGAGCATGAGAACCGCATCAGCCACGTCAGCACCTCGAGCGTGAAGACCGGGATCGCCAACACGCTGG GCAATAAAGGGGCCGTGGGCGTCTCCTTCATGTTCAATGGCACCTCCTTCGGCTTCGTCAATTGTCACCTGACCTCCGGCAACGAGAAGACAGCCAG GCGGAACCAGAACTACCTGGACATCCTGCGCTTGCTGTCCCTGGGTGACAAGCAGCTCAGCTCCTTCGACATCTCGCTCCGCTTCACCCACCTCTTCTGGTTCGGGGACCTCAACTACCGCCTGGACATGGACATCCAG GAGATCCTCAACTACATCAGCCGCAGGGAGTTCGAGCCGCTGCTCAAGGTGGATCAGCTCAACCTGGAGAAGGAGAAGCACAAGGTCTTCCTGCGATTCG GCGAGGAGGAGATCACCTTCCCCCCGACCTACCGCTACGAACGGGGCTCCCGCGACACCTACGTGTGGCACAAGCAGAAGCCCACGGGg GTCCGCACCAACGTCCCCTCCTGGTGTGACCGCATCCTGTGGAAGTCGTACCCTGAGACCCACATCAACTGCAACTCCTACG GATGCACCGACGACATCGTGACCAGCGACCACTCCCCTGTCTTCGGAGCCTTCGAAGTCGGGGTGACCTCCCAGTTTGTCTCCAAGAAAG GGCTCTCCAAGTCCTCAGACCAGGCCTACATTGAGTTTGAGAGCATCGAAGCCATCGTGAAGACGGCCAGCAGGACCAAGTTCTTTATCGAGTTCTACTCCACCTGCCTGGAAG AGTTCAAGAAGAGCTTCGAGAACGACATGCAGAGCAGCGACAACATCAACTTCCTGAAGGTCCAGTGGTCGTCGAGGCAGCTGCCCACG CTGAAACCGATTCTGTCTGAAATTGAGTACCTCCAGGACCAGCACCTGCTGCTCACCGTCAAGTCCGTGGATGGCTACGAATCCTACG GCGAGTGCGTGATCGCGCTGAAGTCCATGATCGGCAGCACCGCCCAGCAGTTCCTCACCTTCCTGTCCCACCGCGGGGAGGAAACGGGCAACATCCGGGGTTCCATGAAGGTCCGGGTCCCGGCCGAGCGGATGGGCACCCGCGAGAGGCTCTACG AGTGGATCAGCGTCGACAAGGACGAAACCGGAGCTGCCAAGGGGAAGCTGCTGTCGGTCGCCCGGGCCAGCCAGGAGTACGCCAa ATCCGCCGGACGGAAGCCCCCCGTGGGGGAGacggcagcctgccccccagggaaGCTGTTTGACGAGCCAGACAAGCCCAGTGCCCTGACTGCCGGCCGCCTACCAGCCCCGGTGCGCGGCACCTCCAAGGAGGAGACCTCCCAGGCCAG GCCCAAGCAGGACTCGGCCTCGGAGCCCGACGGCGGCCCCACGAAGAACAGCTTCAACAACCCAGCCTACTACGTGCTGGAGGGGGTCCCGCACCAGCTGCTGGCGGCCGACGCCCCCGGCCCCACCAAGGCGCCGGCCCCCAAGAACAAAGTGCCCATCACGGTGCCCGTGCAGCCGGAGCGGCGCTGGCAGCCCTCGGCCGGCCAGCCCCCGCCGGGCCGGGAGGAGGAGAGCTCCTCGGACGAGGAAGGGGGCACCCTCAACCTGCCGCCCCCCGacttcccgcccccgcccctgcccaagGTGGCGGAGCTGGAGATGGCTGACAATCCTTTCTACGCCAGCGCCAAGGAGCTGAGcggggccgcggggcgggaggAGCCCGGCACCGCCAAGCCGTGGGCTGCCGTGGCCTTCAGCGACCCCTTGGAGTCCAAGCTGGCCCCGCCCAAGCTGCACCCCCGGCCCCCGCTGGCTCCAGGGCCCGGCTTCCTGATGGAgccccccagtgtcccccaggCCCAGGCCGGCCTCCTGGACGATCGCTCCTGCTCGGTGCTGCAGATGGCTAAGACCCTGAGCGAGGTGGATTATCCGGGCAGCAAAGGGGGCGGCGGCCTGGGGCGGGAGCCGCAGGGCCGTCCGGCCCCACATCTGCTCAGCAAAGGGcggctggagctgcccccccgcTGCATGCACCCCGACTACAGCCGGCCCATCACCTTCCCGCCCCGCTCCATCAGGGAGAGCATCGAGGAGGACCTGGCTGAAGAG GCGCTGGGCCAAGGCGGGAGGAGCGGCTCCAGCCTGAGCGAGTGCAGCGTGGGCGAGTGGCTCCGGGCCCTCGGGCTGGAGAGGTACGAGGCGGGGCTGGTACACAACGGCTGGGACGACCTGGAGTTCCTCAG tgACATCACGGACGAGGACCTGGAGGAGGCCGGGGTGCTGGATCCCAACCACAAGCGCCTCTTGCTGGAGAACCTGCTGAAACTCAGGAAGTAG